From the genome of Variovorax sp. RA8, one region includes:
- the hemN gene encoding oxygen-independent coproporphyrinogen III oxidase produces the protein MNSSLAAAPAGSSLVLPSAGLLRRFDVPGPRYTSYPTADRFVEAFTADDYAQTLRQRSELGAHGRPLSVYVHIPFCESLCYYCACNKIVTRHKSRGREYLGYLAREVALQAAQLGRGAVVTQLHLGGGTPTFLHDGGLRELLSMLGDAFTLPPEREQSIEIDPRTVDGHRLASLAEMGFDRLSFGVQDFDPDVQKAVHRIQPAGQVFDLVASARGLGFGSINIDLIYGLPRQSTGSFDRTLAQVCELRPDRIALYAYAHLPARFKPQRRIAADELPDARTKVEMLSRSIATLTAAGYVYIGMDHFALPEDPLAIAKRQGRLHRNFQGYSTQPECDLVALGVSAIGRVGATYSQNAKTLEEYYDLLDQGRLPVVRGLALTRDDVLRRAVIMALMCQGHVDYESIGLAHLVDFKRYFASELVALAPLAAQGLVHLRDHEIEVTPMGWFFVRAVAMVFDRYLQADRNRTRFSRIV, from the coding sequence ATGAACTCATCCCTTGCCGCCGCGCCTGCCGGTTCATCGCTCGTCCTGCCGTCGGCGGGTCTGCTGCGGCGTTTCGACGTGCCAGGGCCGCGCTATACGTCCTATCCCACGGCGGACCGTTTCGTCGAGGCGTTCACGGCCGACGACTACGCCCAGACGCTGCGGCAGCGCAGCGAGCTCGGCGCGCATGGCCGGCCGCTTTCTGTGTACGTGCACATTCCGTTCTGTGAATCGCTTTGCTACTACTGTGCCTGCAACAAGATCGTCACCCGGCACAAGAGCCGCGGGCGCGAGTACCTCGGCTATCTGGCGCGCGAGGTGGCGCTGCAGGCCGCGCAGCTCGGCCGCGGCGCGGTTGTCACCCAGCTGCACCTGGGGGGCGGCACGCCGACCTTCCTGCACGACGGGGGTTTGCGCGAGCTGCTGTCCATGCTCGGGGACGCGTTCACGTTGCCGCCGGAGCGCGAGCAGTCGATCGAGATCGATCCACGCACGGTCGATGGCCATCGACTCGCGAGCCTGGCCGAGATGGGTTTCGATCGCCTGAGTTTCGGCGTTCAGGACTTCGACCCCGACGTGCAGAAGGCCGTGCACCGCATCCAGCCGGCAGGGCAGGTGTTCGACCTGGTGGCGAGCGCACGCGGACTCGGCTTCGGGTCGATCAACATCGACCTCATCTACGGGCTGCCGCGCCAGAGCACCGGATCCTTCGACCGCACGCTGGCGCAGGTCTGCGAGCTGCGGCCCGACCGCATCGCCCTCTACGCCTATGCACATCTGCCGGCGCGCTTCAAGCCGCAGCGACGCATCGCCGCCGACGAACTCCCCGACGCCAGGACCAAGGTGGAGATGCTGTCGCGTTCGATCGCCACGCTCACCGCGGCCGGTTACGTCTACATCGGCATGGACCACTTCGCCTTGCCCGAAGACCCGCTCGCAATCGCCAAGCGGCAGGGACGCCTGCACCGGAACTTCCAGGGCTACAGCACCCAGCCCGAGTGTGATCTCGTGGCGCTGGGCGTGTCGGCCATCGGCCGGGTCGGCGCCACCTACAGCCAGAACGCCAAGACGCTGGAGGAGTACTACGACCTCCTGGACCAGGGTCGCCTGCCGGTCGTGCGCGGCCTGGCGCTCACGCGCGACGACGTCCTGAGGCGCGCGGTGATCATGGCGCTGATGTGCCAGGGGCATGTGGACTATGAATCGATCGGACTGGCCCACCTGGTCGACTTCAAGCGCTATTTCGCCAGCGAGCTCGTGGCGCTCGCGCCGCTCGCGGCGCAGGGCCTCGTGCACCTGCGCGACCATGAGATCGAGGTCACGCCGATGGGCTGGTTCTTCGTGCGCGCCGTCGCGATGGTCTTCGATCGCTATCTGCAGGCCGACCGCAACCGAACGCGCTTCTCGCGCATTGTCTGA
- a CDS encoding sulfite exporter TauE/SafE family protein, translating to MQAALASTALLMGLVGGPHCVAMCSAACSGVIRIVRAPAQGGAATLAGRPPAVSASVAFHAGRIAGYAAGGALAAAAMQSLAFASEQVAALRPAWVLLHVLVLAWGLALAALGRQPVWAHRIGRALAARLRSVTGSLTGVLATGALWVCMPCGLLYSALMLAGLANGPAQGALTMALFAVGSSVSLVLAPWLWQRLQSGAGMARKEWGTRLAGGLLAAVATQALWIDLRHQIDIWCR from the coding sequence ATGCAGGCTGCGCTGGCCAGCACCGCGCTCCTGATGGGATTGGTCGGCGGGCCGCATTGCGTCGCCATGTGCAGTGCCGCATGCTCCGGCGTGATCCGGATCGTGCGCGCGCCTGCGCAGGGGGGCGCGGCGACGCTCGCGGGGAGGCCACCGGCTGTCTCCGCGTCCGTCGCTTTTCATGCGGGCCGGATCGCAGGCTATGCGGCCGGTGGCGCGCTGGCTGCGGCGGCGATGCAGAGCCTGGCATTTGCGAGCGAACAGGTCGCCGCGCTGCGTCCTGCATGGGTGCTGCTGCACGTGCTCGTGCTGGCCTGGGGGTTGGCGCTCGCAGCGCTCGGGCGGCAGCCGGTCTGGGCGCACCGCATCGGGCGCGCGCTTGCGGCACGGCTGCGGTCGGTCACCGGTTCATTGACGGGGGTGCTCGCGACGGGGGCGCTCTGGGTCTGCATGCCATGCGGCCTGCTGTACTCGGCACTGATGCTTGCGGGCCTGGCCAACGGGCCGGCGCAGGGCGCGCTCACGATGGCGCTCTTCGCCGTCGGGAGCAGCGTGTCCCTGGTGCTGGCGCCTTGGCTGTGGCAGCGCCTGCAGTCAGGCGCCGGCATGGCGCGCAAGGAATGGGGAACGCGGTTGGCCGGTGGCCTGCTGGCAGCGGTGGCGACTCAGGCGCTGTGGATCGACCTGCGTCACCAGATCGACATCTGGTGCCGCTGA
- a CDS encoding bifunctional acetate--CoA ligase family protein/GNAT family N-acetyltransferase, with protein sequence MTIRHLDQLLSPASVAVFGASNRVGSVGAVVWRNLRAGRFSGPIYAVNPKHRALDGVPVFAKAAHLPGAPDLALLCTPPHTVPQLVAELGALGTRAVIIVTAGLSATQKQAALDAARPYLMRLLGPNCIGLLSPHIGLNAGFAHTDALPGEVAFVSQSGALVTAMLDWAKSRGIGLSHLVSLGEHCDVDFGDLLDYLANDARTRSILLYVESIESPRKFMSAARAAARNKPVIIVKAGRAGNGVHAAASHTGALAGSDVVYDAAIRRAGMLRVDTMQELFTAAGTLARFRGNRSDSLTIMTNGGGAGVMAADAAAQAGITLAQPGSALMERLNEALPSNWSHANPIDIIGDAPIERYTATLSALLADKSAGAVLFVHAPTAIVRSDDIARACLPLVRETGQRVMSAWLGDAAVAQARQLFEQAGVPDYPTPEEAVRAFAMLQTYRRNQEILMEAPSASENAAPDLAAAQRQLDAVLAEGREWLSEQEAKAVLKAFGVPVVPTLAVAASADAIFAAAREVGYPVALKIVSRDITHKSDVGGVRLDLRDQASLDHAVSEMLRAVRTARPDAHIDGFTVQPMVRRPHAQEVIVGASIDSVFGPVILCGQGGTAVEVTADSAVALPPLNRSLARELVSRTRVSRLLAGYRDHPPARMDALYDVLIAVSQMLADLPQLAELDINPLYVEEAGAIALDARIRVARQPVAGAERFAILPYPSQWARTLTWNGREITIRPIRPEDEAQHRRFLERLDPEDIRMRIFQTRRELPRSELARLTQIDYDREMAFIAEAVDAQGVRETLGVARTVSDPDRVEAEFAIIVRSDLKGAGLGRLLFQQLIEHARRCGTGRLAGLVLRENSRMLNLCRDMGFEADPAEPPGSGVRRMVKTLNGLADNPGSDAGAPARA encoded by the coding sequence TTGACAATCCGTCATCTCGACCAGCTCTTGTCGCCCGCTTCGGTTGCCGTCTTCGGCGCTTCCAACCGTGTGGGCAGCGTCGGTGCCGTGGTCTGGCGCAATCTGCGCGCCGGCCGCTTCTCGGGCCCCATCTACGCCGTCAACCCCAAACACAGGGCGCTCGACGGCGTGCCCGTGTTCGCCAAGGCGGCCCATCTGCCCGGCGCCCCGGACCTGGCCCTGCTGTGCACGCCCCCCCACACCGTGCCGCAGTTGGTGGCCGAACTCGGCGCGCTCGGCACCCGCGCGGTCATCATCGTGACTGCAGGGCTGAGCGCCACGCAGAAGCAGGCGGCGCTCGACGCGGCCAGGCCGTACCTGATGCGCCTGCTGGGCCCCAACTGCATCGGCCTGCTGAGCCCCCACATTGGCCTGAATGCCGGTTTCGCCCACACCGATGCGCTGCCAGGCGAGGTGGCCTTCGTGTCGCAATCCGGCGCGCTGGTCACCGCGATGCTCGACTGGGCCAAGAGCCGCGGAATCGGCCTGTCGCATCTCGTCTCGCTGGGCGAACACTGCGATGTCGATTTTGGCGATCTGCTCGACTACCTGGCGAACGACGCCCGCACGCGATCCATCCTGCTCTATGTCGAATCGATCGAGTCGCCGCGCAAGTTCATGTCGGCCGCACGCGCGGCAGCGCGCAACAAGCCGGTGATCATCGTGAAGGCCGGACGCGCGGGCAACGGCGTGCACGCCGCCGCCTCCCACACCGGTGCGCTGGCCGGCTCGGACGTCGTCTACGACGCGGCCATCCGCCGCGCCGGCATGCTCCGAGTCGACACGATGCAGGAGCTGTTCACGGCGGCCGGGACCCTGGCGCGCTTCCGGGGCAACCGCAGCGATTCGCTCACCATCATGACCAACGGCGGCGGTGCCGGCGTGATGGCCGCCGACGCAGCCGCGCAGGCCGGCATCACGCTTGCGCAGCCCGGCAGCGCCCTGATGGAACGGTTGAACGAAGCGCTGCCATCCAACTGGTCGCACGCCAATCCGATCGACATCATCGGCGACGCGCCGATCGAACGCTACACCGCGACGCTATCGGCCCTGCTCGCCGACAAATCAGCCGGGGCCGTGCTGTTCGTCCATGCCCCGACGGCAATCGTGCGCAGCGACGACATCGCCCGCGCCTGCCTGCCGCTGGTGCGCGAGACCGGGCAGCGCGTGATGAGCGCCTGGCTCGGCGACGCCGCTGTCGCCCAGGCGCGCCAGCTGTTCGAGCAGGCGGGCGTGCCCGACTATCCGACGCCCGAGGAAGCCGTCCGGGCCTTCGCGATGCTGCAGACCTACCGGCGCAACCAGGAGATCCTGATGGAGGCGCCGAGTGCAAGCGAGAACGCGGCACCCGATCTCGCCGCGGCGCAGCGACAGCTCGACGCGGTCCTTGCAGAGGGCCGCGAATGGCTGAGCGAGCAGGAGGCCAAGGCCGTCCTGAAGGCCTTCGGCGTACCGGTGGTGCCCACGCTGGCGGTCGCCGCCTCGGCCGATGCCATATTCGCGGCGGCGCGCGAAGTGGGCTATCCGGTGGCGCTCAAGATCGTCTCGCGCGACATCACCCACAAGTCCGACGTCGGCGGCGTGCGGCTGGACCTGCGCGACCAGGCGTCCCTGGACCATGCCGTCAGCGAGATGCTTCGGGCCGTGCGCACCGCGAGGCCCGATGCGCACATCGACGGCTTCACGGTGCAGCCGATGGTGCGTCGGCCGCATGCCCAGGAAGTCATCGTCGGCGCCAGCATCGACAGCGTCTTCGGCCCGGTGATCCTCTGCGGCCAGGGCGGCACTGCGGTGGAGGTGACTGCGGACAGCGCCGTGGCCCTTCCCCCGCTCAACCGCAGCCTCGCGCGCGAACTGGTCTCGCGCACGCGTGTCTCGCGCCTGCTCGCCGGCTACCGCGACCATCCTCCAGCCCGGATGGATGCCCTGTACGACGTGCTGATCGCGGTGTCGCAGATGCTCGCCGACCTGCCGCAGCTGGCGGAGCTCGATATCAATCCGCTCTACGTCGAAGAGGCGGGCGCCATCGCCCTGGATGCGCGCATCCGCGTCGCGAGACAGCCGGTCGCGGGGGCCGAGCGCTTCGCGATCCTTCCGTATCCTTCGCAATGGGCTCGCACGCTGACCTGGAACGGCCGTGAGATCACGATACGGCCGATCCGTCCCGAGGACGAGGCGCAGCACCGGCGCTTCCTGGAACGGCTCGACCCGGAGGACATCCGCATGCGCATCTTCCAGACGCGGCGCGAGCTGCCGCGCAGCGAACTCGCGCGGCTCACCCAGATCGACTACGACCGGGAGATGGCGTTCATTGCCGAAGCCGTCGATGCGCAGGGCGTGCGCGAGACGCTGGGCGTGGCCCGCACCGTGAGCGACCCCGACCGCGTGGAGGCCGAGTTCGCCATCATCGTGCGCTCCGACCTCAAGGGCGCGGGGCTCGGCAGGCTGTTGTTCCAGCAGTTGATCGAGCATGCCAGGCGTTGCGGGACGGGCCGTCTCGCGGGCCTCGTGCTGCGCGAGAACAGCCGGATGCTGAATCTGTGTCGCGACATGGGCTTCGAAGCCGATCCGGCGGAACCGCCCGGCTCGGGCGTGCGGCGCATGGTCAAGACCTTGAACGGCCTTGCCGACAATCCCGGGTCCGACGCAGGCGCACCCGCCCGCGCTTGA
- a CDS encoding MBL fold metallo-hydrolase RNA specificity domain-containing protein has protein sequence MRIQFLGGVGTVTGSKYLLEHNGRRLLVDCGLFQGLKQLRLRNWEPLPIKASEFDAVLLTHAHMDHSGFVPRLVKLGFKGPVYCSGATRDLCELLLPDSGRLQEEEADFANRHGHSKHKPALPLYTQEEAAAALTHFETIPFDKEQSPWPGWSWRLKRAGHILGAASVHISWTGGSILFSGDLGRSDDLVMRPPDSPEQADYLVVESTYGDRRHRDVDTLTALADVLNRTAARGGVVVIPSFAVGRAQTLLHCIHLLKKARRIPDMPVYLNSPMAADATRIFRHHLDEHRLSAEQCAAMSKEVTIVNTVEESKRLNTLTFPSIIVSASGMATGGRVLHHLKTYAPDARNTMLFAGFQAAGTRGAALVGGAEAVKIHGAYVPVRAEVANLDTLSAHADREQLLAWLGGLRAPKRVFVTHGEPVAADALRLAIEERHGWPVTVPEYLESRKL, from the coding sequence ATGCGCATCCAATTCCTCGGCGGCGTCGGCACCGTCACCGGATCCAAGTACCTGCTGGAGCACAACGGCCGTCGGCTGCTGGTCGACTGTGGCCTGTTCCAGGGCCTGAAGCAACTGCGGCTGCGCAATTGGGAGCCTTTGCCGATCAAGGCCTCCGAGTTCGATGCGGTGCTGCTCACGCATGCGCACATGGACCACAGCGGGTTCGTGCCGCGGCTCGTGAAGCTCGGCTTCAAGGGCCCTGTGTACTGCAGTGGGGCGACGCGCGACCTTTGCGAGCTGCTGCTGCCGGATTCAGGCCGGCTGCAGGAAGAGGAAGCCGATTTCGCGAACCGGCACGGCCATTCGAAGCACAAGCCGGCCCTGCCGCTCTACACGCAAGAGGAGGCCGCTGCGGCCCTGACGCACTTCGAGACCATCCCCTTCGACAAGGAGCAGTCACCATGGCCAGGCTGGTCGTGGCGTCTGAAGCGCGCCGGCCACATCCTGGGGGCGGCCAGCGTTCACATCAGCTGGACGGGGGGCAGCATCCTGTTTTCGGGCGACCTTGGCCGCAGCGACGACCTGGTCATGCGTCCACCCGATTCTCCCGAGCAGGCGGACTATCTGGTCGTGGAGTCCACCTATGGTGACCGCCGGCATCGCGACGTCGACACGCTCACGGCGCTGGCCGACGTGCTCAATCGCACCGCGGCGCGCGGCGGCGTGGTCGTCATCCCTTCCTTCGCCGTCGGGCGCGCGCAGACCCTCCTGCATTGCATCCACCTGCTCAAGAAGGCGCGCCGCATTCCCGACATGCCGGTGTACCTGAACAGCCCCATGGCGGCAGATGCCACGCGCATTTTTCGGCATCACCTCGACGAGCACCGGCTGAGCGCCGAGCAGTGCGCGGCCATGAGCAAGGAGGTCACGATCGTCAACACGGTGGAGGAATCGAAGCGGCTCAACACGCTGACCTTTCCTTCGATCATCGTTTCTGCGAGCGGCATGGCGACCGGCGGGCGGGTCCTGCATCACCTGAAGACGTATGCACCCGACGCGAGGAACACGATGCTGTTTGCCGGCTTCCAGGCTGCCGGCACGCGTGGAGCCGCGCTGGTGGGCGGCGCGGAGGCGGTCAAGATCCATGGTGCCTATGTGCCGGTGCGTGCCGAAGTGGCGAATCTCGACACCTTGTCGGCCCATGCGGACCGCGAACAGCTGCTGGCATGGCTCGGTGGACTGCGTGCGCCGAAGCGGGTGTTCGTGACGCATGGCGAGCCGGTGGCCGCCGATGCGCTGCGGCTGGCGATCGAGGAGCGTCACGGCTGGCCGGTCACCGTGCCGGAATACCTCGAATCCCGCAAGCTCTGA
- a CDS encoding thymidine phosphorylase family protein, with the protein MPFDRLRARRARIDTYQQPVVYMRGDCPVCRAEGFEAQAQVEVIANGRHLLAILHHVSSDWLRDDEIALSEVAWTLLGSAEGDEVEVRHPPVLASLAHLRAKAHGTRFGYSALRELMEDVARGRLSDIHLASLVTTCAGGGLDFDETVALTQAMVDVGERIDWGASPVMDKHCIGGLPGNRTTLLVVPIVTACGVLMPKTSSRAITSAAGTADAMETLAPVELDMAALRRVVESEGGCIAWGGATRISPADDMLIRVERPLNLDSEGLLVASILSKKAAAGSQRVLIDLPVGPLTKVRSTAAAELLSRSLVSVGAALGLQVRTVFTDGTQPVGRGIGPALEAMDVMAVLERSADAPQDLRERALLLAGLLLEMAGKSAPGGGQGLAREVLDDGRALAKFLAICEAQGGLRVPPRAAHTEDVIAHASGTVLAIDTRLVSRAAKLAGAPRDPAAGARMHVRARDRVELGQPLFTLHASSPGALRYALRFLRSQLPAVHIEALS; encoded by the coding sequence ATGCCCTTCGACCGCCTGCGGGCACGCCGTGCCCGCATCGACACCTACCAGCAGCCCGTGGTGTACATGCGCGGCGACTGCCCTGTCTGCCGGGCGGAAGGCTTCGAAGCGCAGGCGCAGGTCGAGGTGATCGCCAACGGACGCCATCTGCTCGCGATCCTGCATCACGTCAGCAGCGACTGGCTTCGGGACGACGAGATCGCGTTGTCGGAAGTCGCCTGGACCTTGCTGGGCTCGGCAGAGGGCGATGAAGTGGAGGTGCGCCATCCGCCGGTGCTCGCGTCGCTGGCGCATCTTCGCGCCAAGGCTCACGGCACGAGGTTTGGCTATTCCGCCCTGCGCGAGCTCATGGAAGACGTGGCCCGTGGCCGGCTTTCCGACATCCACCTGGCGTCCCTGGTAACGACCTGTGCTGGCGGCGGACTGGATTTCGACGAGACGGTGGCGTTGACCCAAGCCATGGTCGATGTGGGCGAGCGCATCGACTGGGGCGCTTCGCCGGTGATGGACAAGCACTGCATCGGCGGCCTCCCGGGCAATCGGACCACGCTGCTGGTGGTGCCGATCGTCACGGCGTGCGGCGTGCTGATGCCCAAGACCTCCTCGCGCGCCATCACCTCGGCGGCCGGTACGGCCGATGCGATGGAGACGCTCGCGCCAGTCGAACTCGACATGGCGGCGCTGCGCCGCGTCGTCGAAAGCGAGGGCGGCTGCATCGCCTGGGGTGGCGCCACGCGCATCAGTCCCGCCGACGACATGTTGATTCGGGTGGAGCGCCCGCTGAACCTCGACAGCGAAGGCCTGCTGGTGGCATCCATCCTTTCCAAGAAGGCTGCAGCGGGCTCGCAGCGCGTGCTGATCGATCTGCCGGTCGGCCCGCTGACCAAGGTTCGAAGCACCGCCGCCGCCGAGCTCCTGTCGCGCAGCCTGGTGTCCGTGGGCGCCGCATTGGGCCTGCAGGTGCGCACGGTCTTCACCGACGGCACCCAACCTGTGGGTCGCGGCATCGGGCCTGCCTTGGAAGCCATGGACGTGATGGCAGTGCTGGAACGCAGCGCGGACGCGCCGCAGGACCTGCGGGAGCGTGCCCTGCTGCTCGCCGGCCTGCTGCTGGAAATGGCCGGAAAATCTGCTCCCGGCGGCGGGCAGGGGCTGGCGCGCGAGGTGCTGGACGACGGGCGCGCGCTGGCCAAGTTCCTCGCGATCTGCGAAGCGCAAGGCGGCCTGCGCGTGCCACCGAGGGCGGCTCACACGGAGGACGTGATCGCGCATGCGAGCGGCACGGTCCTGGCGATCGACACGCGCCTCGTCTCACGCGCGGCCAAACTGGCGGGCGCTCCTCGCGATCCGGCCGCCGGAGCAAGAATGCATGTTCGTGCACGGGACCGTGTCGAGTTGGGTCAACCTCTTTTCACCTTGCATGCCAGCAGCCCGGGTGCGCTCCGCTACGCCTTGCGCTTCCTGCGCTCGCAGCTGCCTGCCGTTCACATCGAGGCGCTGTCATGA
- a CDS encoding Crp/Fnr family transcriptional regulator, with amino-acid sequence MIAVNDQAFHEPGYQGDTKHSPTVTETAVMLASLLHGLSKLQPSTSKEQEVTETTSVPKCTRTPAQRIADMLQLVQDTLPVQRRIVRAGDTIFQAGQGFGCLYIVNSGFFKMVNLSSEGREQVVGLHFKGDWLGLDGIATSRYGCDAVAMDTGEVWSVRYDALLQAAVRTPALLTALHEAMSRELTRDHDSMLSLCTLPADARVAGFLRYWADALAQRGLRTDQITLRMTRAEIGNYLGMTLETVSRALSRLARGDVIRFTEKGRRDIHIPQVEALTSFMQGLAAPMGAAALH; translated from the coding sequence TTGATCGCCGTCAACGATCAGGCGTTCCATGAGCCTGGCTACCAAGGAGACACAAAGCATTCACCCACTGTTACCGAGACAGCCGTCATGTTGGCGTCGCTGTTGCACGGCCTTTCTAAGCTTCAGCCATCGACCAGCAAGGAGCAAGAAGTGACTGAAACGACGAGCGTTCCCAAGTGCACCCGCACCCCCGCCCAACGCATCGCAGACATGCTGCAATTGGTGCAGGACACCCTTCCGGTCCAGCGTCGCATCGTGCGCGCGGGGGACACGATCTTTCAGGCGGGCCAAGGCTTCGGGTGCCTTTACATCGTGAACTCAGGCTTCTTCAAGATGGTCAACTTGTCGAGCGAAGGGCGCGAGCAGGTGGTCGGTCTTCATTTCAAGGGCGACTGGCTCGGGCTCGACGGCATCGCCACGTCACGGTACGGCTGCGACGCGGTCGCGATGGACACCGGCGAGGTCTGGTCGGTTCGCTATGACGCCTTGCTCCAGGCAGCGGTCCGCACGCCTGCGCTGCTGACTGCGCTGCATGAGGCCATGAGCCGCGAGCTCACACGCGATCACGATTCGATGCTGTCGCTTTGCACCCTGCCCGCCGACGCGCGGGTGGCCGGCTTCCTGCGCTACTGGGCCGACGCGCTCGCACAGCGCGGCCTGCGCACCGACCAGATCACGCTGCGCATGACGCGCGCCGAGATCGGCAATTACCTCGGCATGACGCTGGAGACCGTGAGCCGCGCGCTCTCGCGGCTTGCGCGTGGCGACGTGATCCGTTTCACCGAGAAGGGCCGGCGCGATATCCACATCCCGCAGGTGGAGGCGCTGACGAGCTTCATGCAGGGCCTCGCCGCACCGATGGGCGCCGCCGCTCTTCACTGA
- a CDS encoding PAS domain S-box protein: MKQKSLVPGIDDGAVFRSLFAAYPDALLLVDLQGMIGLANPAALDLLGYSADEIVGLSVDELVPDAIRPRHAAYRNAYAAHPRTRPMGMQMDLVAKRRDGSTVMVEIALSPLQDHGLPYVVAAIRSVGAYPRVKQALQRARYAEHLAQFGRFAVDARDPQELLERVPAIAAEALQVETAEILLLEQNGLEFRVAAVTGALQHLAVGDRVPNSPDSPAGSVVADGKAVLVDDQTPGQRFQPASSAIEHGLLSELAVPLLDRGRTIGVLTVHSSTPRRFGEDELRFLDSLSSLLGTVLQRAQSEEALNHAQRLETVGQLTGGVAHDFNNLLTIISGNLQVLEDAPACAGDPLIQQLVGAASRATRRGAELTGKLLAFSRRQVLQPTVVDAAALLHSLTDMLRRTLDQRIVITLDAEEALCLADPGQLESALLNVAINARDAMPQGGTLAFVCRAVPSLPASLDAERGPANEAGYVAISIADTGSGMPEAVKERAFEPFFTTKESGRGTGLGLSTVYGFAKQSHGAVGLSSAPGAGTTVAIYLPRVDEDGSADEDVDAAASGSVPANLRVLLVEDDSEVRSVVEKFLASMACEVLACANAEEALTVLASDPGIGLLLTDILLGPGMRGTELAEVVRTRLPGLPVLLMSGYSGQLLDEPQGWELLRKPYTRSDLEHAIARALNAAQ, from the coding sequence ATGAAGCAGAAATCCCTCGTTCCCGGAATCGACGATGGGGCGGTATTCCGCTCGCTCTTCGCTGCCTATCCAGACGCGCTTCTGCTGGTCGATCTCCAGGGCATGATCGGACTCGCCAACCCGGCGGCGCTCGATTTGCTGGGCTATTCGGCGGACGAAATCGTCGGGCTTTCCGTCGACGAACTGGTGCCCGACGCGATCCGGCCGCGCCATGCAGCCTATCGCAATGCCTACGCAGCCCATCCGCGCACGCGCCCGATGGGCATGCAGATGGACCTGGTCGCCAAACGGCGAGACGGCAGCACGGTGATGGTCGAGATCGCCTTGAGTCCCTTGCAGGACCACGGCCTGCCCTATGTCGTGGCCGCGATTCGCAGCGTGGGTGCCTATCCCCGCGTCAAGCAGGCCTTGCAAAGAGCCCGGTATGCCGAGCATCTTGCCCAGTTCGGCCGCTTCGCGGTCGACGCGCGCGACCCGCAGGAACTTCTGGAGCGCGTGCCGGCGATTGCCGCCGAAGCACTCCAGGTCGAGACCGCCGAGATCCTCCTGCTGGAGCAGAACGGCCTCGAGTTCCGGGTCGCCGCCGTCACCGGCGCCTTGCAGCATCTCGCCGTCGGCGATCGAGTTCCCAATTCGCCCGACTCGCCTGCCGGCAGCGTCGTGGCCGACGGAAAGGCCGTGCTGGTGGACGATCAAACGCCCGGGCAGCGCTTCCAGCCTGCTTCGAGTGCCATCGAGCACGGCTTGCTGAGCGAACTCGCCGTCCCGCTGCTGGATCGCGGCCGCACCATCGGTGTCCTGACAGTGCATTCGAGCACGCCCAGACGCTTCGGTGAGGACGAGCTTCGATTTCTCGATTCGCTCTCGAGCCTGCTGGGGACCGTCCTGCAGCGCGCACAGAGCGAAGAGGCGCTCAACCACGCGCAGCGGCTGGAAACCGTCGGCCAGCTGACCGGGGGCGTCGCGCACGACTTCAACAACCTGCTGACCATCATCTCGGGCAATCTGCAGGTGCTGGAGGACGCTCCTGCGTGCGCCGGCGATCCCCTCATCCAGCAACTCGTCGGTGCCGCCTCGCGTGCCACACGCCGAGGCGCCGAGCTGACGGGCAAGCTGCTCGCGTTCTCGCGTCGCCAGGTGCTTCAACCCACGGTGGTCGACGCCGCCGCGCTGCTGCATTCCCTGACCGACATGCTGCGCCGCACGCTGGATCAACGCATCGTCATTACGCTCGATGCCGAAGAAGCGCTGTGCCTGGCGGACCCGGGGCAGCTCGAATCCGCGCTGTTGAACGTGGCCATCAACGCGCGCGACGCGATGCCGCAAGGCGGCACACTGGCCTTTGTCTGCCGCGCCGTTCCCTCGCTGCCGGCCAGTCTCGATGCCGAGCGCGGACCGGCCAACGAGGCCGGCTACGTGGCAATCTCTATCGCGGACACAGGCTCGGGCATGCCCGAAGCGGTCAAGGAGCGCGCCTTCGAACCCTTCTTCACCACCAAGGAAAGCGGCCGCGGTACCGGCCTTGGCCTTTCGACCGTCTACGGATTCGCCAAGCAATCGCACGGCGCCGTCGGTCTCAGCAGCGCGCCAGGCGCCGGCACCACGGTCGCGATCTACCTCCCGCGCGTGGACGAGGATGGTTCTGCCGACGAGGATGTCGATGCTGCAGCGTCGGGCAGCGTGCCCGCGAACCTGCGTGTCCTGCTGGTCGAGGACGACTCCGAGGTCCGTAGCGTGGTAGAGAAGTTCCTTGCTTCGATGGCTTGCGAGGTCCTCGCCTGCGCGAACGCCGAAGAAGCGTTGACCGTGCTCGCATCGGACCCGGGCATCGGGCTGCTGCTTACCGACATCCTGCTCGGCCCCGGCATGCGCGGTACCGAACTGGCCGAGGTGGTGCGTACACGGCTGCCCGGCCTGCCGGTGCTGCTGATGTCGGGCTATTCCGGCCAACTGCTCGATGAGCCCCAGGGCTGGGAGCTGCTTCGCAAACCCTACACGCGCAGCGACCTCGAACATGCCATCGCGAGGGCCCTCAACGCAGCTCAGTGA